One genomic region from Streptomyces sp. NBC_01304 encodes:
- a CDS encoding TetR/AcrR family transcriptional regulator: MGAVKGKRMPRAVREQQMMDAAVRTFGQRGYRAASMDEIAELAGVSKPLVYLYLNSKEELFTACIRREAAALVEAVRGGITPGEPADQQLWAGLRAFFTHTAENPDAWAVLHSQARTHGEPFAREVAVMREEIVAFVTLLIAEAAREAHRNPSLPEREVAGLAEALVGAAESLSAWANVTPGVSAKEAAATLMNFAWAGLGNLMKGEHWSAPR; encoded by the coding sequence GTGGGTGCTGTGAAGGGCAAGCGGATGCCGCGGGCCGTGCGGGAGCAGCAGATGATGGATGCCGCGGTCCGGACGTTCGGGCAGCGCGGGTACCGGGCCGCTTCCATGGATGAGATCGCCGAGCTGGCGGGTGTTTCGAAGCCGCTGGTGTATCTGTACTTGAACTCGAAGGAAGAGCTCTTCACGGCCTGCATTCGCCGGGAGGCGGCCGCGCTCGTCGAAGCCGTGCGCGGCGGGATCACCCCGGGGGAACCCGCCGATCAGCAACTCTGGGCGGGGCTGCGGGCGTTCTTCACGCACACCGCCGAGAATCCGGATGCCTGGGCGGTGCTGCACAGTCAGGCGCGTACGCACGGTGAACCCTTCGCGCGTGAAGTCGCCGTCATGCGCGAGGAGATCGTCGCCTTCGTGACGCTGCTGATCGCCGAGGCGGCCCGGGAGGCGCACCGCAATCCTTCGCTCCCCGAGCGCGAGGTGGCCGGCCTCGCCGAGGCGCTCGTCGGCGCCGCCGAGTCGCTGTCCGCATGGGCCAACGTCACGCCCGGGGTCTCCGCGAAGGAGGCGGCGGCCACGCTGATGAACTTCGCCTGGGCGGGGCTCGGCAATCTCATGAAGGGCGAGCACTGGTCAGCTCCCCGGTGA
- a CDS encoding 50S ribosomal protein bL37, translating to MSKRGNKRRARRKKGANHGKRPNC from the coding sequence ATGTCCAAGCGAGGAAACAAGCGCCGGGCCCGCAGGAAGAAGGGCGCGAACCACGGCAAGCGACCCAACTGCTGA
- a CDS encoding dicarboxylate/amino acid:cation symporter: MSANSPSVSDQPPVGSPRSGFRIPKVPFWVQIVAGLVLGGLLGWIAGPNGQDVGWLVTTLDKIGSIFIQLLKLAVAPLVFFAILVSITNLRKVNNAARLATRTLLWFMITSLIAVVIGLVIGLLTNPGAGTGLTPKDGKLPEHKGSWIDFLTGIVPTDIITPFTELNVLQIVFMAAVAGVAVLKIGDAAQPILTLSESVLKLLQTALWWVIKLSPLGTVGLIGYAVATYGWNLISKYGTFTADIYIGCALVMFGVYPLLLAFVAKLNPVQFFKGAWPAIQLAFISRSSVGTMPLTQKVTERLGVPKDYTSFAVPFGATTKMDGCAAIYPSIAAIFVAQIFDVQMGIKEYILIAFVSVVGSAATAGLTGATVMLTLTLSTLGLPMEGVGLLLAIDPILDMMRTATNVAGQALIPVIVAAREKILDKEAYDSASASPVDDARVVPVAA, from the coding sequence GTGTCCGCGAATTCCCCGTCCGTCTCCGACCAGCCACCGGTCGGTTCCCCCCGCTCCGGCTTCCGGATACCGAAGGTCCCGTTCTGGGTCCAGATCGTCGCCGGTCTCGTCCTCGGTGGCCTGCTCGGCTGGATCGCCGGCCCCAACGGCCAGGACGTCGGCTGGCTCGTCACCACGCTCGACAAGATCGGCAGCATCTTCATCCAGCTCCTGAAGCTGGCCGTCGCCCCGCTCGTCTTCTTCGCGATCCTGGTGTCGATCACCAACCTGCGGAAGGTCAACAACGCCGCCCGGCTCGCCACCCGCACGCTGCTCTGGTTCATGATCACGTCGCTGATCGCGGTGGTCATCGGTCTGGTCATCGGCCTGCTCACCAACCCGGGTGCCGGCACCGGTCTCACCCCGAAGGACGGCAAGCTGCCCGAGCACAAGGGCAGTTGGATCGACTTCCTGACCGGAATCGTCCCGACCGACATCATCACGCCGTTCACCGAGCTCAACGTCCTGCAGATCGTCTTCATGGCCGCCGTCGCCGGTGTCGCCGTGCTGAAGATCGGTGACGCCGCCCAGCCGATCCTGACGCTGAGCGAGTCGGTCCTCAAGCTTCTGCAGACCGCCCTGTGGTGGGTCATCAAGCTCTCGCCGCTCGGCACCGTCGGCCTCATCGGCTACGCCGTGGCGACGTACGGCTGGAACCTCATCAGCAAGTACGGGACCTTCACCGCGGACATCTACATCGGCTGCGCCCTGGTGATGTTCGGCGTGTACCCGCTGCTGCTCGCGTTCGTGGCCAAGCTCAACCCGGTGCAGTTCTTCAAGGGCGCCTGGCCCGCCATCCAGCTGGCCTTCATCTCGCGCTCCTCGGTCGGCACCATGCCGCTCACCCAGAAGGTCACCGAGCGCCTCGGTGTCCCGAAGGACTACACGTCCTTCGCCGTGCCGTTCGGTGCGACGACCAAGATGGACGGTTGCGCCGCGATCTACCCGTCGATCGCCGCGATCTTCGTCGCGCAGATCTTCGATGTGCAGATGGGCATCAAGGAGTACATCCTCATCGCCTTCGTCTCCGTCGTCGGATCCGCGGCCACGGCCGGGCTCACGGGCGCGACGGTCATGCTGACGCTGACCCTGTCGACCCTGGGGCTGCCCATGGAGGGCGTGGGTCTGCTGCTGGCGATCGACCCGATCCTGGACATGATGCGCACCGCCACGAATGTGGCCGGTCAGGCGCTGATTCCGGTGATCGTTGCGGCTCGGGAGAAGATTCTCGACAAGGAGGCGTACGACTCCGCGTCGGCGTCGCCTGTTGACGATGCTCGGGTTGTGCCTGTCGCCGCGTAG
- a CDS encoding DUF4229 domain-containing protein, producing MPLKPSPTIRYTALRIGIFAGCFFALWGLVYLGLLPKGLGDSNLLWVLILSIVVSAPLSFVLLRKQRDAMSETIVGRIENAKTRLAENRSMEDGV from the coding sequence GTGCCTCTGAAGCCGAGCCCGACGATCCGCTACACCGCGCTGCGCATCGGCATCTTCGCCGGCTGCTTCTTCGCCCTCTGGGGCCTGGTCTACCTGGGCCTGCTGCCCAAGGGCCTCGGCGACTCCAACCTCCTGTGGGTGCTGATCCTCTCGATCGTCGTCTCCGCCCCGCTGAGCTTCGTGCTCCTGCGCAAGCAGCGCGACGCGATGTCCGAGACGATCGTGGGCCGCATCGAGAACGCCAAGACCAGGCTCGCGGAGAACCGCAGCATGGAGGACGGGGTGTAA
- a CDS encoding GNAT family N-acetyltransferase encodes MALIFKLDPTVDAGLRDGVLALWADVSNAGGAVGFVPPVTPDDIKPEWVKHLAAMTEGRTRLLVGYDEDGEVAATVFFAYNTHRLMRHWVWLYTVMVHPRHQGKGYGRDLMAAAEESARGFDGIDAIRLTCRGGTGVDRFYASCGYREVGRVPGMIRVAPGDDRDDITMLLPLN; translated from the coding sequence ATGGCTCTCATATTCAAGCTCGATCCGACCGTCGACGCCGGCCTGCGGGACGGGGTCCTCGCCCTGTGGGCCGACGTCTCCAACGCGGGCGGTGCCGTCGGCTTCGTGCCGCCGGTGACGCCCGACGACATCAAGCCCGAGTGGGTCAAGCACCTCGCTGCCATGACGGAGGGGCGTACCCGCCTGCTCGTCGGCTACGACGAGGACGGCGAGGTCGCCGCGACCGTCTTCTTCGCGTACAACACCCACCGCCTGATGCGGCACTGGGTCTGGCTCTACACCGTGATGGTGCACCCGCGCCATCAGGGCAAGGGCTACGGCCGCGACCTGATGGCGGCCGCCGAGGAGTCGGCCCGCGGCTTCGACGGCATCGACGCGATCCGGCTCACCTGCCGGGGCGGCACCGGCGTCGACCGGTTCTACGCCTCGTGCGGCTACCGGGAAGTGGGCCGGGTGCCCGGGATGATCCGGGTCGCGCCCGGCGACGACCGGGACGACATCACGATGCTCCTCCCGCTGAATTGA
- the mqnE gene encoding aminofutalosine synthase MqnE, whose product MDAGLKRELEQKVRAGERLTREDGIALYASDDLAWLGGLAHEVRTRKNGDVVHFNVNRHLNMTNVCTASCAYCSFQRKPGEKDAYTMRIEEAVKLAKSMEAENLTELHIVNGLHPSLPWRYYPRSLRELKAALPHVSLKAFTATEIHHFETISGLSASEILDELIDAGLESLTGGGAEIFDWEVRQHIVDHNTHWEDWSRIHRLAHEKGLKTPATMLYGHIEEPKHRVDHVLRLRELQDETGGFQVFIPLRYQHDFVDMKDGKVRNRLQARTTMATGAEALKTFAVSRLLFDNVPHVKVFWVMHGVQTAQLALQHGADDMDGSVVEYKITHDADDFGTPNKLTREDLLDLIRDAGFRPVERNTRYEIIREYEGADPERRESPQLMRF is encoded by the coding sequence ATGGACGCCGGACTCAAGCGCGAGCTCGAGCAGAAGGTCCGCGCCGGTGAGCGGCTGACGCGCGAGGACGGAATCGCCCTCTACGCCTCGGACGACCTCGCCTGGCTCGGCGGCCTCGCGCACGAGGTGCGTACGCGCAAGAACGGCGACGTGGTCCACTTCAACGTCAACCGTCACCTCAACATGACGAACGTGTGCACCGCGTCCTGCGCGTACTGCTCGTTCCAGCGCAAGCCGGGCGAGAAGGACGCGTACACGATGCGCATCGAGGAGGCGGTCAAGCTCGCCAAGTCGATGGAGGCCGAGAACCTCACCGAGCTGCACATCGTCAACGGCCTGCACCCGAGCCTGCCGTGGCGCTACTACCCGCGCTCGCTGCGGGAGTTGAAGGCCGCGCTGCCGCACGTCTCGCTGAAGGCCTTCACGGCGACGGAGATCCACCACTTCGAGACGATCTCCGGGCTCTCCGCCTCCGAGATCCTCGACGAGCTCATCGACGCCGGCCTCGAATCGCTCACCGGCGGCGGCGCGGAGATCTTCGACTGGGAGGTCCGGCAGCACATCGTCGACCACAACACCCACTGGGAAGACTGGTCGCGCATCCACCGCCTCGCGCACGAGAAGGGTCTCAAGACCCCGGCCACGATGCTGTACGGCCACATCGAGGAGCCGAAGCACCGGGTCGACCACGTCCTTCGGCTGCGTGAACTGCAGGACGAGACCGGCGGGTTCCAGGTCTTCATCCCGCTGCGCTACCAGCACGACTTCGTCGACATGAAGGACGGCAAGGTCCGCAACCGGCTGCAGGCCCGGACGACCATGGCCACCGGCGCCGAGGCCCTGAAGACCTTCGCCGTCTCGCGTCTGCTCTTCGACAACGTGCCGCACGTCAAGGTCTTCTGGGTGATGCACGGCGTGCAGACCGCCCAACTCGCCCTGCAGCACGGCGCGGACGACATGGACGGCTCGGTCGTCGAGTACAAGATCACGCACGACGCGGACGACTTCGGCACCCCGAACAAGCTGACCCGCGAGGACCTGCTCGACCTCATCCGCGACGCGGGCTTCCGGCCCGTCGAGCGGAACACCCGCTACGAGATCATCCGCGAGTACGAGGGCGCGGACCCGGAGCGCCGTGAGTCGCCGCAGCTCATGCGCTTCTGA
- a CDS encoding Lrp/AsnC family transcriptional regulator, with protein MDAVDRQLIQALRENGRASYAELGRLVGLSGPSVTDRINRLESAGVITGYRATVDSASLGLGVTALIGISLSDATDHEDVAQRLKDLAEIEDCWFIAGDDSYMLKVRVGDVDGLEKTIRRLSGTKGVSRTRTTIVLSTKWEDRVGELPDEV; from the coding sequence ATGGACGCGGTGGACAGGCAGCTCATCCAGGCTCTGCGGGAGAACGGCAGAGCCTCCTACGCGGAACTGGGTCGTCTCGTCGGCCTCTCCGGCCCCAGCGTCACCGACCGCATCAACCGCCTCGAATCGGCGGGCGTGATCACCGGCTATCGCGCGACGGTCGACTCGGCCTCGCTCGGCCTCGGCGTCACCGCGCTCATCGGCATCTCCCTCTCCGACGCCACCGACCACGAGGACGTGGCGCAGCGGCTCAAGGACCTCGCCGAGATCGAGGACTGCTGGTTCATCGCCGGTGACGACTCGTACATGCTCAAGGTGCGGGTGGGTGACGTGGACGGCCTGGAGAAGACCATTCGCCGCCTCAGCGGGACCAAGGGCGTCTCCCGTACGCGTACCACCATCGTGCTCTCCACGAAGTGGGAGGACCGGGTCGGGGAACTGCCCGACGAGGTGTAG
- a CDS encoding UbiX family flavin prenyltransferase: MQPQPEHTPQRRPWVVGVSGASGTPYAAAVLRALLAAGESVDLVVSRASRLTLLDETGISFRDAHWQEDLAEWLARGADGKPGTFARPDMDDVRYWAAGDLAAGPSSGSYATKGMLIVPASTACVAGVALGLSKDLLQRTASVTLKESRKLVVAVRETPLNGQTLKHLVTLDEAGVVVLPASPAFYAGATHIQDLVDFVAGRVLDAAGVPHRLYRRWEGELGAGSRDPAQRS; encoded by the coding sequence GTGCAGCCCCAACCCGAACACACCCCGCAGCGACGCCCCTGGGTAGTCGGCGTCTCCGGCGCCTCCGGTACGCCCTACGCCGCGGCCGTCCTGCGGGCCCTGCTCGCGGCCGGGGAGAGCGTCGATCTGGTGGTGAGCCGGGCCTCCCGGCTGACCCTGCTCGACGAGACCGGCATCTCCTTCCGGGACGCGCACTGGCAGGAGGACCTCGCCGAGTGGCTGGCCCGGGGCGCGGACGGCAAGCCCGGCACCTTCGCGCGGCCGGACATGGACGACGTGCGGTACTGGGCCGCCGGTGACCTCGCGGCGGGCCCGTCGTCGGGTTCGTACGCGACCAAGGGCATGCTGATCGTGCCCGCCTCCACGGCCTGCGTCGCGGGCGTGGCCCTCGGCCTGTCGAAGGACCTGCTGCAGCGGACGGCGAGCGTGACGCTGAAGGAGAGCCGCAAGCTGGTCGTCGCGGTGCGCGAGACGCCGCTGAACGGGCAGACGCTCAAGCACCTGGTGACCCTGGACGAGGCGGGCGTCGTGGTGCTGCCCGCGTCCCCGGCGTTCTACGCGGGGGCGACCCACATCCAGGACCTGGTGGACTTCGTCGCCGGGCGGGTGCTCGACGCGGCGGGGGTGCCGCACCGGCTGTACCGCCGGTGGGAGGGAGAGCTCGGGGCAGGCTCCCGGGACCCGGCGCAGCGCTCTTGA
- a CDS encoding Uma2 family endonuclease: protein MTVVEIDRLHSQLSRYEGMFPGYRTEIVEGNIVMSPLKPHHAEMIRRVWNALEAQVADEWGFISDVAIPFDGANEFCPDLAVIPEAEVAKNLSAYPPDLIELVIEVVSPSSVRNDYQIKEQAYARRGLPHYLIFDPYKAHCVTLWNPGPDGYLGRDTIPYGKTVAVDTGIGRLAIDTGKLPVDPAHT from the coding sequence GTGACCGTTGTGGAGATCGACCGCCTGCACTCGCAGCTCAGCCGGTACGAGGGCATGTTCCCGGGGTACCGGACCGAGATTGTCGAGGGCAATATCGTGATGAGTCCGCTGAAACCCCACCATGCCGAGATGATCCGGCGGGTTTGGAATGCGCTGGAGGCCCAGGTCGCAGACGAGTGGGGATTCATCAGTGATGTGGCCATCCCCTTCGACGGAGCCAACGAGTTCTGCCCCGATCTCGCGGTGATCCCCGAGGCGGAGGTGGCCAAGAATCTCAGCGCCTACCCGCCCGACCTGATCGAACTCGTCATCGAGGTGGTCTCGCCCAGCAGCGTGCGCAATGACTACCAGATCAAGGAACAGGCGTATGCGCGGCGAGGCCTCCCGCACTACTTGATCTTCGACCCGTACAAGGCGCACTGCGTCACCCTCTGGAACCCCGGCCCGGACGGCTACCTCGGCCGGGACACCATTCCGTACGGCAAGACCGTCGCTGTGGACACCGGCATCGGGCGGCTCGCCATCGACACCGGGAAACTTCCCGTCGACCCCGCCCACACCTGA
- the mqnP gene encoding menaquinone biosynthesis prenyltransferase MqnP, whose amino-acid sequence MSASAAAVPGPGRTKAFLRLVMIEHSVFALPFAYIAALTAMFTWDKNIHWGRLLLVTIAMVGLRTFAMACNRIIDREIDARNPRTAGRELVTGAVSVRHAWTGALVAVVVFLGAAAALNPLCLALAPIAVIPMVVYPYGKRFTNFPHAILGLAQAMGPVGAWIAITGTWSWDAVILGLAVGIWIGGFDLIFGCQDVEADRVEGVKSVPARFGIPAAIYGARVCHVVTMGLFAWYAYATGAGFFFWVGLIIVAAAFGYEHSIVTPRDLSRLNRAFFTVNGFIGIALFVCALLDLLVRGLTV is encoded by the coding sequence GTGAGCGCGTCCGCCGCCGCAGTACCCGGGCCGGGTCGTACGAAGGCGTTCCTGCGCCTCGTCATGATCGAGCACTCGGTGTTCGCGCTGCCCTTCGCCTATATCGCCGCGCTGACGGCGATGTTCACGTGGGACAAGAACATCCACTGGGGGCGGCTGCTCCTGGTGACCATCGCCATGGTCGGTCTGCGGACGTTCGCGATGGCCTGCAACCGCATCATCGACCGCGAGATCGACGCCCGTAATCCGCGGACGGCCGGGCGGGAACTGGTCACCGGCGCCGTGTCGGTCCGGCACGCCTGGACCGGGGCGCTCGTCGCCGTCGTGGTCTTCCTGGGCGCGGCCGCCGCGCTCAACCCGCTATGCCTCGCGCTCGCGCCCATCGCGGTGATCCCGATGGTGGTCTATCCGTACGGCAAGCGGTTCACCAACTTCCCGCACGCGATCCTCGGCCTCGCCCAGGCGATGGGGCCGGTCGGCGCGTGGATCGCGATCACCGGGACCTGGTCCTGGGACGCGGTGATCCTCGGGCTCGCGGTCGGCATCTGGATCGGCGGGTTCGACCTGATCTTCGGGTGCCAGGACGTCGAGGCGGACCGGGTGGAGGGTGTGAAGTCGGTGCCGGCGCGGTTCGGGATTCCGGCGGCGATCTACGGTGCGCGGGTCTGCCACGTCGTGACGATGGGACTGTTCGCCTGGTACGCGTACGCCACCGGCGCGGGGTTCTTCTTCTGGGTCGGGCTGATCATCGTCGCGGCGGCGTTCGGGTACGAGCACTCGATCGTGACGCCGCGCGATCTGTCGCGGCTGAACCGGGCGTTCTTCACGGTGAACGGCTTCATCGGGATCGCGCTGTTCGTGTGTGCGCTGCTGGATCTGCTGGTGCGGGGTCTGACGGTCTAG
- a CDS encoding menaquinone biosynthesis decarboxylase — MAYDDLRSLLRALEREGDLKRIKAEVDPYLEVGEIVDRVQKSGGPALLFENVRGSAMPLAMNVYGTDRRLLKALGLKSYGEISEKIGGLLKPELPHGFVGVREAFGKLGSMVHVPPKKVKSDAAPVQEVVLTGEDVDLEQLPALFTWPEDGGSFFNLGLTHTKHPETGVRNLGLYRLQRHDKRTIGMHWQIHKDSRNHYAVAAQRGERLPVAIAFGCPPAVTYASTAPLPGDMDEYMLAGFIQGKRVEMVDCKTVPLQVPAHAEVVIEGWLEPGEMLPEGPFGDHTGFYTPQEPFPALKIDCVTMRRRPLLQSIVVGRPPTEDGPLGRATERFFLPLLKIIVPDIVDYHLPESGGFHNCAIVSINKKYPKHAQKVMHAIWGAHMMSLTKLIVVVDADCDVHDLHEVSWRALGNTDYARDLTVVEGPVDHLDHASYQQFWGGKAGIDATKKLPEEGYTRDGGWPNMVESDPETAATVDRRWKEYGL; from the coding sequence ATGGCTTACGACGATCTTCGCTCCCTGCTCCGGGCGCTGGAGCGCGAGGGCGATCTCAAGCGCATCAAGGCTGAAGTCGACCCGTATCTGGAGGTCGGTGAGATCGTCGACCGGGTGCAGAAGTCCGGTGGGCCCGCTCTCCTCTTCGAGAACGTGCGCGGCTCCGCGATGCCCCTCGCGATGAATGTGTACGGCACCGACCGCCGCCTGCTGAAGGCGCTCGGCCTGAAGTCGTACGGCGAGATCAGCGAGAAGATCGGCGGCCTGCTCAAGCCCGAGCTCCCGCACGGCTTCGTCGGCGTGCGCGAGGCCTTCGGCAAGCTGGGCTCGATGGTGCACGTACCGCCGAAGAAGGTGAAGTCCGACGCCGCGCCCGTCCAGGAGGTCGTCCTCACCGGCGAAGACGTGGACCTGGAGCAGCTGCCCGCGCTCTTCACCTGGCCGGAGGACGGCGGCTCGTTCTTCAACCTCGGTCTTACGCACACGAAGCATCCGGAGACCGGGGTCCGCAACCTCGGCCTGTACCGGCTGCAGCGCCACGACAAGCGCACCATCGGCATGCACTGGCAGATCCACAAGGACAGCCGCAACCACTACGCGGTCGCCGCACAGCGCGGCGAGCGGCTGCCGGTCGCGATCGCCTTCGGCTGCCCGCCGGCCGTGACGTATGCCTCGACCGCCCCGCTGCCCGGCGACATGGACGAGTACATGCTGGCGGGGTTCATCCAGGGCAAGCGCGTCGAGATGGTCGACTGCAAGACGGTCCCGCTGCAGGTCCCGGCGCATGCCGAGGTCGTCATCGAGGGCTGGCTGGAGCCGGGCGAGATGCTGCCGGAGGGACCGTTCGGCGACCACACGGGCTTCTACACGCCGCAGGAGCCGTTCCCCGCGCTGAAGATCGACTGTGTGACGATGCGGCGGCGGCCGCTGCTGCAGTCCATCGTGGTCGGCCGTCCGCCGACGGAGGACGGCCCGCTGGGGCGTGCCACGGAGCGTTTCTTCTTGCCGTTGTTGAAGATCATCGTGCCGGACATCGTGGACTACCACCTGCCCGAGTCGGGCGGCTTCCACAACTGCGCGATCGTCTCGATCAACAAGAAGTACCCGAAGCACGCGCAGAAGGTCATGCACGCGATCTGGGGCGCGCACATGATGTCGCTGACCAAGCTGATCGTGGTCGTGGACGCCGACTGTGACGTCCACGATCTGCACGAGGTGTCGTGGCGGGCGCTCGGCAACACGGACTACGCCCGTGACCTCACGGTCGTCGAAGGCCCGGTCGACCACCTCGACCACGCCTCGTACCAGCAGTTCTGGGGCGGCAAGGCGGGCATCGACGCCACCAAGAAGCTGCCCGAGGAGGGCTACACCCGGGACGGCGGCTGGCCGAACATGGTCGAGTCCGACCCGGAGACGGCGGCGACGGTCGACCGCCGCTGGAAGGAGTACGGCCTGTGA
- a CDS encoding PLD nuclease N-terminal domain-containing protein, translated as MFRALLFIIPLALTIYAFIDCLNTPEDEAKHLPKIAWVFIILLFWIVGPIVWLAAGKVRTPPEGGRTPSEWHRNHKPKYVAPDDNPEFLQSLRENAASSKDVKDESLLKDWEADLRRREEEIKRREGEGPGAGDAGPNDETPPSK; from the coding sequence ATGTTCCGGGCCCTGTTGTTCATCATCCCGCTCGCCCTGACGATCTACGCCTTCATCGACTGCCTGAACACGCCGGAAGACGAGGCCAAGCACCTCCCGAAGATTGCCTGGGTCTTCATCATCCTGCTCTTCTGGATCGTCGGGCCGATCGTGTGGCTCGCCGCGGGCAAGGTCCGCACGCCTCCCGAGGGCGGCCGGACCCCCTCGGAGTGGCACCGCAACCACAAGCCGAAGTACGTGGCGCCGGACGACAACCCGGAGTTCCTGCAGTCCCTGCGCGAGAACGCTGCGTCTTCCAAAGATGTGAAGGACGAGTCGCTCCTCAAGGACTGGGAGGCCGACCTGCGCCGCCGCGAGGAGGAGATCAAGCGGCGTGAGGGCGAGGGCCCCGGCGCCGGTGACGCGGGGCCAAACGACGAGACCCCGCCCTCGAAGTAG
- a CDS encoding purine-cytosine permease family protein, with protein sequence MTAPSSTSRTLSTPSDASVVETAGAEPIPLDRRHGSPHQLLWTWASPQVGFATVFIGILSVTAFGLSFWQAAAALVLGAALGSAAHAALSTDGPRFGVPQMVVGRLAFGRRGAALPAAGNALVTGIGWFAVNSLGGAFALSSLTGLAPFACLLIVVTLEIVIGYVGHDLVHRFEQYAFPVLAVVFALAGIWIFKGAALSAPSDGGGVGGFLLAFSACFGFTAGWNPSASDYSRYLPPSTPVWKTALYPALGLFLSISAVALIGAASGTVAAPDGVSPTDAFTGQLPGWLSSLTLLAIVLGAMAAGTLNVYSAAVSLSSLALKLPKWLGRAGLAVLTGAAGTAAAAASISDAGHAFESFLLVIAYWIAPWLGVVLTEQALRRGTSDAELAARLADPAYRDRAGVIALLVGIAVSVPVFSNQQTYVGWAPAAWPAIGDLTCPVGLVLSAAVYAVLRQRTNKK encoded by the coding sequence ATGACCGCGCCCAGCAGCACCAGCCGCACCCTCAGCACGCCGTCCGACGCCTCCGTCGTCGAGACCGCGGGCGCCGAGCCCATCCCCCTCGACCGGCGCCACGGCAGCCCGCACCAGCTCCTGTGGACCTGGGCCTCACCGCAGGTCGGCTTCGCCACCGTCTTCATCGGCATCCTGTCCGTGACCGCCTTCGGGCTGAGCTTCTGGCAGGCCGCCGCCGCCCTCGTGCTCGGCGCCGCCCTCGGCTCGGCCGCGCACGCCGCGCTCTCCACGGACGGGCCGCGCTTCGGGGTGCCGCAGATGGTGGTCGGCCGGCTCGCCTTCGGGCGGCGCGGGGCCGCGCTGCCGGCGGCGGGGAACGCGCTGGTCACGGGCATCGGCTGGTTCGCCGTGAACAGCCTCGGCGGGGCCTTCGCGCTCAGCTCGCTGACCGGGCTCGCGCCGTTCGCCTGTCTGCTGATCGTGGTCACGCTTGAGATCGTGATCGGGTACGTCGGCCACGACCTGGTGCACCGCTTCGAGCAGTACGCGTTCCCGGTCCTCGCCGTCGTCTTCGCCCTCGCCGGGATCTGGATCTTCAAGGGCGCCGCGCTCTCGGCGCCCTCGGACGGCGGCGGAGTCGGCGGATTCCTGCTCGCCTTCAGCGCCTGCTTCGGCTTCACCGCGGGCTGGAACCCCTCCGCCTCGGACTACTCGCGCTATCTGCCGCCGAGCACGCCGGTGTGGAAGACGGCCCTGTATCCCGCGCTCGGGCTCTTCCTCTCCATCTCCGCCGTCGCCCTGATCGGCGCGGCCTCCGGCACGGTCGCCGCGCCCGACGGGGTCTCCCCCACGGACGCGTTCACCGGCCAGCTGCCCGGCTGGCTGAGCAGCCTCACCCTCCTTGCGATCGTGCTCGGCGCGATGGCCGCGGGCACGCTGAACGTCTACTCGGCCGCCGTCTCGCTGTCCTCCCTCGCGCTAAAACTGCCCAAGTGGCTCGGGCGGGCCGGGCTCGCGGTGCTCACGGGCGCCGCCGGCACCGCGGCCGCCGCGGCCTCGATCTCGGACGCGGGGCATGCCTTCGAGTCGTTCCTGCTCGTCATCGCGTACTGGATCGCGCCCTGGCTGGGCGTCGTCCTCACCGAGCAGGCGCTGCGGCGCGGCACCTCCGACGCGGAGCTCGCGGCGCGGCTCGCCGACCCCGCGTACCGCGACCGGGCCGGGGTGATCGCGCTGCTCGTGGGCATCGCGGTGTCCGTGCCGGTCTTCTCCAACCAGCAGACGTACGTGGGGTGGGCGCCGGCCGCCTGGCCCGCGATCGGCGATCTGACGTGTCCGGTGGGGCTGGTCCTCAGCGCCGCCGTCTATGCCGTGCTGCGGCAACGTACGAACAAGAAGTAA
- a CDS encoding nucleoside deaminase, whose translation MDQEQARAWLATAVEEAKQGLAEGGIPIGAALYGADGTLLGRGHNLRVQDGDPSMHAETSAFRNAGRQRTYRGTTMVTTLSPCWYCSGLVRQFGISRVIVGEAETFHGGHDWLAEHGVEIVMLDDPECVAMMKDFIAAKPELWNEDIGE comes from the coding sequence ATGGATCAGGAACAGGCCCGCGCCTGGCTCGCCACCGCCGTCGAGGAGGCCAAGCAGGGCCTCGCCGAGGGCGGCATCCCGATCGGTGCCGCGCTCTACGGCGCCGACGGCACGCTGCTCGGCCGTGGCCACAACCTGCGGGTGCAGGACGGCGATCCGTCGATGCACGCGGAGACCTCGGCGTTCCGCAATGCGGGACGGCAGCGTACGTACCGTGGGACGACCATGGTCACCACGCTCTCGCCCTGCTGGTACTGCAGCGGTCTGGTGCGGCAGTTCGGGATCTCGCGCGTGATCGTCGGGGAGGCGGAGACCTTCCACGGCGGGCACGACTGGCTGGCCGAGCACGGGGTCGAGATCGTCATGCTCGACGACCCGGAGTGCGTGGCCATGATGAAGGACTTCATCGCGGCGAAGCCGGAGCTGTGGAACGAGGACATCGGCGAATAG